CCAAGCGTGACGATCAAAAGGAGTCGAGAGTTAAAATGAGAACGGATGAAACATTGCAAACTTTTGCgagatttttataagaatgtaTGCGTTTCCTCTCCTATgagtatatgttaataatgtattacattttttaggaAAGGTTCTTCCGACGTTCGCCAGGGTCAACAGTTCGCTGTAGAGGACTGCGGGACAAAAGGAAGCGCACCGAATGCTAAGAGATAATCATCGCGTTACGAAGGTGCCAATTGTGGGGTTCGTTTCACCGTTGCGAAGGCATAAACTCGATGCATGTATGGCACATCTCCAAAGGACATTTATTTCTAAGTCTACTCCCAGCCCGCATCTCTGCCCGAATCCTGTCGACCAAGGGAGGACCGATCGATCTCTCTCGGGGAGGGGCATCCTGCATCGTCGCGGTTTTACTCACGGCAACAGGCGAGTCAGCCACGGCCGACTCGCTCGTCGACAGCGTCCGTTGCCGTTCGGGACGTATCCAGATTTGCAGCGCTTCTGCGACCGCAGGGCGTGCACGGCTTTCACCGTGGTTGAAGGAGCCGTTCCGACCccatcctcctcctcctcgctcGGCTGACCCTTATCGTTGTCCGCATTCGGCGTCGAGCTCGCGGTACCATTCGACCGATCAGCGTTCGGGATTCCCTCGTCCTTGGAGGGCGTCGTATCGCTCGCGGTACCATTTGACGGATCAGCATCCGGCGGGGCTTCTTCGTCCTTGGACGGCGTTGCATCGCTCGCGGACGGACTTGTATCACCGGCGGACGCCGAGACGGTCGAGTTTTGCGACGGGATCGGCTCGGAAACCTGCATGATATCGTTTTTCTCCGTGGTCGACGTCGCGGGGCTCGTCGTGGTGGGCCTGTTGCCCGGCTTGAGGGTAAAGTCGGCGTAATCGTAGAAGTAATCGTAGTCCTGCGAAGGCAACACGACGTCGACGGTGAATACTCGTCGACGAATATCAACAATTTATACAGCGGTACTCGAAACAATCTATTTGTTCAGCGTAAAGCGCGAGATACTTATAGTTTGTAAAATGCGTTTCTAAATATAAAGCATCTAAGATGGACTTTGTAAATTGCAGGCAGTAATCTTGCGTCAAACTCATCGCGTACGTGTAAAACCGATGCAAGGCAGTTACAAAAGCCTGAAGAATAGCCAGAGGACTATTCCTTCAACCGCGAGTTGAAGTAGCGCAGCAAGATCAAAAGGTACATCATAGTAAAATTCACTTTGTACGCTTTCGCAAATTTTCCCCGGTGAGGAAAAGgagtacaaaataatttggaaaaagacAAAGACAAGATTAGAAAAGAGCGCGTTCTCCAACGCAGGCggaggaaaaggaggagaCCAAAAAAGAGGACCACGCGCTCTCGCGTCCTGCTATGCGAAAAGGATTTACCGTGTAGTCGTCGAGGAGCTTGGAGTTGAGTAGCGCGACCACCTGCACATCCTTCAGCTCGATCTGCACGTTCAGGTCGCCGGTCTGCCGCTGATCGTAGACCGGCGCGGGGGGCTTCGCGACGGCGACGCGACAGGCCGCGATGACGAGGAGGAGGCCGCGTAGGGCGAGCATGATCGTCGGGCTGCGCGGCTGCGATCGTTCCTGACGTGGCGAGAACTGAAAAATGGATGGGACGGCGGACGGCCCCGGGCCCCCGACCTGATGGCCTCCGGCGGGAACCTGCCGCCGACGCGTCCGGGGCGGCCGGTTCGCGCGTATAAAACCGGTATACCCACCGCCGCCGCGGATGTGTCTCTCTCGCTGTCACCGCCCCGGCACTTGGCCGCGGCGGCGGGTACGATGTCCGGCCGTTGCCCTCTCGCCGCTATACGCGTTCTACCTTGACAGCCGGCCTTCGGAACGCCGCATAACATCGCGTGTTGCGCTTACACGCAATCGGATCGGCCGCTCCGCGGTGTATTTTCGTACATACGGCCTCGTACTCCCGGTCATCATCAAGTGTTTGCACGTGTTCCGCGTGACGATCTCGAGAACCCGGACGGGCGGCCGGCCGGCACCGTCGTCCACTTGGCGTTCGAGAGACTCGCTCGAATGCTTCGTAGATATTTACAAATAGAGTAAAGGGGGCTACGAGAGGCACCGAAACGCTCTTGAAAGAATTGCGAGAGCCTGTTCCAGGTATCTTCTCTCGCCCTCGTGAGACTAATGtatctttgtaattttgttGCTCCTTTCAATGAAAATAAGTCTTCCGAGTATAATGcggattattttaaaagaatatccGAGGAACGAGACGGAAAATTTCTCACGTTAATCACGCGtttcgtaatttaattttaatcagaCTGATTTTTATCTATCTAAACGATGTTTCGAGAATGAAAGTTGGAATTTCATGAATAATGCGCGGTATATTATAGTGTTGTGTAAATTAATGATGCAACAGAGACTTCCAGTAATTAatcatgttttatttcttcaaaaaaaaaacgttgtagatataaatataatgtgcAAATGAAATTATCAGAACCGGACAGAAacgtataaatgtttttccAGATAAGGCAATCTACTTTTCCCTTTTTCGCAGGCCATTTTACATTTCAGTGCGCGTGATAAATTGACACGCGGCCAAATGTGAGacatcaataatataaaatttcgatattaaTCGTCCGCGCTTCGGAAAGAACGTTTGAAAAACCCGCGCGAAAAACTTTCACGACGCGCGCACTTTCCGCACTTTCTCCACTCCCCTCGCCCACGCCCGCGCGGTTTGGAGCGAGAAGGTGCGCGTGAGACGCAGCTGAATTCGCTCATTTGCAACTTACgtccttcttctttctccctccGACATCCAGTCGTTTTCTATCCATTTCAATCCAAATCGTAGACGGAGTGCAGACGGACTCGCCCCCCTCGGATCACGTGCCGTCGCCTGCACCTGCCTGCACCCGCCTGCATCTGCACTCGCGTAATGTGTCGTAATCGACGGACGATGCAAACAACAGTAATCTGTCACCTCGCATGTCCGTAATGACGCCGAGGCGGAATGTCGCGCGCCGCCGCGGGCGCGCGTAGCCCCCCGGGTGCATTGCACGTACGTCGTCGCCGTCAGCGGGGTGGCCCGGCCGCcgatcccccccccccgccccccAGGTCCATCGTCGTCGACCGGATCGTCCGTCCCGatcatcgcgcgcgcggcacagCCTGACACCTCCtcctcggcgcggcgccgTTCACGCGCCCCGTGGGATGCGCGCCCGCCGCACTCGCAGCAGCGCATCGCCCGTTGTTTACCCTACGGCGACCCCCGCGTCCTCGGCGACCCTTATCATGCGACGCGCTGACACGAACGATGctccaattttttaagaagattggtaaatattaattattgcacgTACCGCCTCACATGCCGCGCGGCGTAGATGAAACGGGCGAatcgcctcctcctcctcctcctcctcccccctgTCTAGCACGCGTTCCTCGAGACGACTGACCTCCTGACATTTGCAACACGTTGCCCTTTTCCTCTTTATTTTCCTTTCCTCCGTTCCTCTCTCCCATCGAGATTTTTTAGGGAATCAGCTGTTGGTGTTTCGTCATTCGAATTGGATTTTTgcctttttaatatttatgtatctttCTTCTTGTTTACATTCAAAATTAGAATTGGTTAAATCGCCTAGTAACTATCCTGGAAAATGGCTGTTTATAACAGCATATCCTTCTTCGTACGTTTcaacgttttaattttaattttcattgtaATGAAATTGCGTGCGACGCTTTTGCAGGACAAAGGGACAAGTCCGGATTACCAGAAACCTCACCTGCGAGATCGACGAGCTCGGGTAGCTTCCTGACAGATGCCTTCAACGGTGGCGCGTCGTCCATTCAGACGCCCTCGGGTGTACTGTGCAGTCtcgaggaggaagaggaggaagagattCTCAACGATGACGCCGAGGAAGCGCGTGCCTTCAGCTCCCGGTTGTCCAAAGGCCTGCCGGAAGTGCTCAAGGACAAGAGTGCCCTTGGTTACTTCATCCAGTTCATGGACATCAGGAAACGCGTAGCTCTCATCAAGTTCTGGTTGGAGGTGGAATGCTTGTGCAGCGCATCCGGGATGCCCGACGCACAGAGAGTCAGACGGTCAAATCAAAAGGAGCTGCTGGACGCCTTGCCCACTTCCCTAGACGATAACGAGAACTTTAGCTGCGACGTGCTCGCCAGCGATGTAGATACTCAAACGAGCAGCGAGATACCGTTGGACGTGAGGgcggacgacgcgacgtccAACGGTATGCCAAAGACTAGTCAGGCGGTAAGCAAAACGCGACAATCAAACCACGATTGTACGAGTGggagacgcgacgcgacgccgacCAGGCAGGACGCTTTGAGAATTTATAGGAAGTACATTCTCAAGGAGGCTCTGGGTGTAAATCAAATATCCGAGGAGTTGAGGGTAGACATGGAGAGGGCCATTGTCCAGGAAAACATTGAGCCTATATTACGGTGCCTATCTGCTGTTCAAAGCATAGTATACGATACATTAGAAAACGAGTGAGTGACGCATGTTCATTGACACGCCGCTCGAATCTATAACTGacacgtgtaaaaaaaaaaatttataaatttttttcgcagatatattaacgattttttacGAAGCGAATTTCACTGTAAGCATCAAATTGACGTGCTCACCAGTGGCAACGTACAATTAGCGGATATATTGTATAACGAGACAGCATTCTTCTACTTTATGGAGGTTTGCATCACACGCTCTTCACGATCGCTTACTTCTGTCGAAATTTTCGCGAGAGATTCTTTTCCATTCTTTATACATTCCAGTTTATGGAACTCGAGAATAAACGAGAGCTGTTGGACTTCTGGATGTCGGCTATAAGTTACAAGCAGAATCTCTTGGAGAAGAAAGGTGCAGCCGATCCCGAAGAAGCGCAATCCGATGCCGTTATTATATACGAGAAGTAATTTCTATATAACATATGAGTATATGGAGGAGAGAAGTAAGAGTGGACTTATATATGAATGTTACTTTTCTCAGATATTTCAGCTTACAAGCAACCATGCCTCTTGGATTTAGCGATAAGATTCGTTTTCATGTGGAACAGAATATTTGCCGCGAGGACGATAGTGGTCCACAGCCCGATTGTTTCGACAAACCCAGTAAAatcgtatataattttctcaataAGGTATtgctaatttattaaacagatTTGCCTATAACTCGTACACAGCCGCACTCACTGCACAAGCTCTTGCTTCAAAGTAGTTGTTTTAAAAGCCAACACTGTGTCTTCCAGCATTATCTCCCAGCGTTCTTATCGTCACAGctgtattataaatacttatcGGAGCTAATCAGCACGATTCAGACCAGCCCGTGTCCGAGTTTACATTCCAAGATAAGAAGAACAGGTTGGTGCCGTTGATTCCAATGTTGTTACGCATGAAAGATATTAAAGAGTACTATGTCTTTTGATCAgtaatcatatacatataatgtttatgtaattttatctttgtataatatatgatgttaattagaagatatataattacttgCAGGTTCAGATTGCAGCAGTGAAGTAAGCTCCGTGTGTACTAGTATGCCAAGTATTTCTCAAATAGGAAATAATGGCAGCAGAGTatctgataataaaaaaactatcaACAGTCACATGAATATCGACACCAGGCAACTTTACGATCCAGATTCCTTGTGGCGACGTAACAAATATAGGTATTTGacaatttaacattaatacaCATGTCCGTACTGATTTGTAAGAGccgcaaataattttatgtactttGTAGTTTAAGCATTGGTTACGTTGACAACTTAGGTAGATTTATTACCGAAATAGAGCCAGATCCTCATAGAAAATACGGTAAGTTGCACACATATTTAGTTTGTAAGCTaacatacctatatatatgagattatataaaatcaggTATACAAATTTCAGAATCTCGCCTAACTCGTGTTGTAAAACgacttataaatatagaacaagataaggtaaatattttattggcattttataattcattaataaaagcaataacATATAATGGGCATTGTTTGATTAATGCATTATTTGTTATTGATAGGCTAAAGAGGAATTGGCATGGAGGATCACCGAGATGATCATTCGTGAAATCACGTCTTTGACACTTGGAGCTTCAAATCTTCCCTCTTGATGGTGTAAACTTGACGTGACGATTCTGAGGCTTGAGTTTTCCTTAAGTATAgatgttttatgtatttgtgtAAGTAAAGTGCTTTgtccttttattttaaatgttaacgTAATAATGCTACAGACTTTGCCAAAGTGCCAAacagaaaaacgaaaaattctaatttattttataatacggCATcttaaaaaggaaatattatGGAGAAAGATATGTTCTGGGATGTTTTacattttcgtattttatattttggcaTGAAACATAACGATGAAACAGAGACTTGAATTTTTgctaatcaataatttaatccgaatttataaataagttgtttataaataagtgtaaataactttattagaaATTGACATACGTATTTTAGTATCTTTACAATTCGttgcgtaaaataatttataaagatcTTATAAGCAGCataatctgtaatatttttttgtaactatTATAAAAGATCTTcctattttgttaatttattataaaatactcgATGAGCAAAGAACAATAATTTAACGAATACGTAATTCCTTCATCAGCCATCGTCGATGACACCAGAAGCAAAAAAATCAATGCAAATGATTATCGTATACATCTATGTCGTATATATCTAAATCATgattaaatctatatttataaaaaaatactcagttaatatgaaaaagatataaagactTATGtatgtgtcaaaatttatatagaatatttagaGTAATAccatcttatttttttttttcattctatcTTAAATCTTGGcagtcatttttaattatttccataCGTGCGAAACTTATTaacatttgcattatttttctcgcttctgatAAGATGTTAGATGACTAATGCAGATATTGAcgaaaattcttaaaatataagattttgtacttttttcaTTGCCAATTTATACGACGATTGGtgttaaaatagataatgagatatatatgtacatatacgaTGATGCATATGACCGCCGTTGATCGTGATATTATGATATAgaagaagatatattttaacagtatTTAGAGCGTATAACACACGTAATGTTTAAgtacaaaatgttattaataacgaAACTACGAAACccctattatacatatatgctcTATCTTCTATtttgttatatctttttatttatgagaCTTATTATACGACGCATActgtaaaaaaagtatatataatatctttcaaaAAGGCACCCtgtctattaaaaataatcaaacagTCTATTATTGTATGCAAATGTATTACAAATGCGTATATGCGCCGaatctttttctttgaaagactctctctcttgcatagatgtttcttattttacacCTTCGTTGTTATGCTTCAAAATCGCGATTCTCTGTAGATGTCTAAATATTACCTAAATTATGTCCATCCATTTTCTGTTTATTGTATCGCggatgtataatgtataaaaaactatattttaatacgatCTCTctgtgtaatatattaaaaaattctattttgtaaaatatttcccccaagttatttcgaaaaaaattgtttaataaaatattcttttatccGAGTCGAGACGTTCTCTGAGAAATCTTATTCGGAAATCGCGCCTGAACGTGCACGATAACGAGTCTGactttataatatgtataaaaactgACTTCATATATTAAATCTATCTTTAACACTATGATATGGCGTACACTATTTACACTTCTCGACAAACTGGCAGTAAAATAGATTCTTACAGAGACGAAGATCCGTTTATACTGACATGCGGTACTTTCTGTCTGTATCCCGTTTGCGGATTGAGCAACGGTGACGATTCAGAAACGTGCACGTCGCTGTCCGTCCTGGCAATCATATGTAAATGCAGACTGGCGGTGCTCGACTTGTAATCTTGACAACACTCTAAACGCAATTTCTCCCTTCTGGTCCACGACTGATAAACGATCGCGTTGAAGAACGCTTGGAGGGGATTTGTCACGGCCTGTCACAGATCGAAAAGGAAATCTCGATTTAGTTCTCTGCGTTCGGCCGTGCGCGCTTGAAATGAGATCTAATACACGTTACCATTATGTACCACAAAGTTATGATCGCCTTGATCGGCAATTGAAACCACAGGGTCCACAATAGTATTCCGTTAATTAGATTGGGCGTCCAGCACACGTAATAGACCACATTGATGAGAGCGAATTTCAATCTGACCGTCTGTATCAGCCTTCGCTCCCTGCCGGTCATCTGAGCCATACTGTGGAGAACCGCCGTCTCGAGGTCCCGCGTCGATGCGACGTACAAAATGGGATTCGCGATCATGACCACCGCCAGCAGCACGTACGTGGCGAAGTAATTCGGAAGGATGCGCAATAGCGCGCTGGACAACGACGTCAGGCTGTGACAGCTGCAAGAAAATTTCGCTCCGTTATCATCACTCTAAGGGCGTACCGCCTAGGGTGCCACGTGCGATACTTCTAAGACCTGACTTTGCGTTCGGAATGTACAGAATGATCAGCCCGAACGCGGTGAGAATAGCGGGGAGCATCCAGGCCAGGACGTGATAGCACGCAGGACGTCCGTTTTTGTCTCCCAGCAGTAACTTCATGTCCACCGCGTAGCACAACGTCCATATCCACGTGGCCATGTAGAAATACTGGATCCACGCCTACGGGCAAACGATCTCTCTCAGTCCTCCTCGTGAACTTTCAAAATAGGTATCAAGCGTAGGAGGTGTCAAACATTACCGATAACACGGCGCAAAACACCACGTTGGGCATGTCACCCTCTATGGGTATGATGGACTTGAAATTCCTCCATAGCGCCGACCTCACAAACACACCTGATAGAGTACAGAACAATCAGAGATAAGATACCGATTTTTGTTTGTCTCACCTACCGTCTCGTTGTATTCACTGACCAAAATTAACTTATAGCTGTTTGTAACTAATTTACTGATGTTTATGTACTACTAACTGCTATTGGCATAATCTAATTGCGATAACAAACTAGACCTAAGGACGCTAAGAGATCAGCAACGGCAAGCCATACAATAATATCTCGTCCTCTGGAGAAACTCCGCCGACGATAAGAATTACTTGAATCCTCTCGGGGCAgtatctgaaaaaatattttccttcaGTGCCAATTTGCGAACGTTCCTTGATACCCTCGAGTAATTCTCGCCAAATTTACTTCAATCTAACACAATATTACAcgtgcaaataaatttttacaactattattataaacttaaatcattaatatgtacaaataagagttcaatataatataatataaaattatttcatattttattcaaatattttgtatatgtta
This genomic stretch from Temnothorax longispinosus isolate EJ_2023e chromosome 9, Tlon_JGU_v1, whole genome shotgun sequence harbors:
- the LOC139819006 gene encoding G-protein coupled receptor 143 — protein: MADPTLQTFCCHHTNRTDMAIAIMQEFNTDAYNTVCMLSSTMGMIGAIYQILPREDSSNSYRRRSFSRGRDIIVWLAVADLLASLGVFVRSALWRNFKSIIPIEGDMPNVVFCAVLSAWIQYFYMATWIWTLCYAVDMKLLLGDKNGRPACYHVLAWMLPAILTAFGLIILYIPNANCHSLTSLSSALLRILPNYFATYVLLAVVMIANPILYVASTRDLETAVLHSMAQMTGRERRLIQTVRLKFALINVVYYVCWTPNLINGILLWTLWFQLPIKAIITLWYIMAVTNPLQAFFNAIVYQSWTRREKLRLECCQDYKSSTASLHLHMIARTDSDVHVSESSPLLNPQTGYRQKVPHVSINGSSSL
- the Pkaap gene encoding A-kinase anchor protein 10, mitochondrial isoform X2; this translates as MYLSSCLHSKLELVKSPRQRDKSGLPETSPARSTSSGSFLTDAFNGGASSIQTPSGVLCSLEEEEEEEILNDDAEEARAFSSRLSKGLPEVLKDKSALGYFIQFMDIRKRVALIKFWLEVECLCSASGMPDAQRVRRSNQKELLDALPTSLDDNENFSCDVLASDVDTQTSSEIPLDVRADDATSNGMPKTSQAVSKTRQSNHDCTSGRRDATPTRQDALRIYRKYILKEALGVNQISEELRVDMERAIVQENIEPILRCLSAVQSIVYDTLENEYINDFLRSEFHCKHQIDVLTSGNVQLADILYNETAFFYFMEFMELENKRELLDFWMSAISYKQNLLEKKGAADPEEAQSDAVIIYEKYFSLQATMPLGFSDKIRFHVEQNICREDDSGPQPDCFDKPSKIVYNFLNKHYLPAFLSSQLYYKYLSELISTIQTSPCPSLHSKIRRTGSDCSSEVSSVCTSMPSISQIGNNGSRVSDNKKTINSHMNIDTRQLYDPDSLWRRNKYSLSIGYVDNLGRFITEIEPDPHRKYESRLTRVVKRLINIEQDKAKEELAWRITEMIIREITSLTLGASNLPS
- the LOC139819008 gene encoding uncharacterized protein; amino-acid sequence: MLALRGLLLVIAACRVAVAKPPAPVYDQRQTGDLNVQIELKDVQVVALLNSKLLDDYTDYDYFYDYADFTLKPGNRPTTTSPATSTTEKNDIMQVSEPIPSQNSTVSASAGDTSPSASDATPSKDEEAPPDADPSNGTASDTTPSKDEGIPNADRSNGTASSTPNADNDKGQPSEEEEDGVGTAPSTTVKAVHALRSQKRCKSGYVPNGNGRCRRASRPWLTRLLP
- the Pkaap gene encoding A-kinase anchor protein 10, mitochondrial isoform X3 — protein: MLQFFKKIGQRDKSGLPETSPARSTSSGSFLTDAFNGGASSIQTPSGVLCSLEEEEEEEILNDDAEEARAFSSRLSKGLPEVLKDKSALGYFIQFMDIRKRVALIKFWLEVECLCSASGMPDAQRVRRSNQKELLDALPTSLDDNENFSCDVLASDVDTQTSSEIPLDVRADDATSNGMPKTSQAVSKTRQSNHDCTSGRRDATPTRQDALRIYRKYILKEALGVNQISEELRVDMERAIVQENIEPILRCLSAVQSIVYDTLENEYINDFLRSEFHCKHQIDVLTSGNVQLADILYNETAFFYFMEFMELENKRELLDFWMSAISYKQNLLEKKGAADPEEAQSDAVIIYEKYFSLQATMPLGFSDKIRFHVEQNICREDDSGPQPDCFDKPSKIVYNFLNKHYLPAFLSSQLYYKYLSELISTIQTSPCPSLHSKIRRTGSDCSSEVSSVCTSMPSISQIGNNGSRVSDNKKTINSHMNIDTRQLYDPDSLWRRNKYSLSIGYVDNLGRFITEIEPDPHRKYESRLTRVVKRLINIEQDKAKEELAWRITEMIIREITSLTLGASNLPS
- the Pkaap gene encoding A-kinase anchor protein 10, mitochondrial isoform X1, with translation MHVWHISKGHLFLSLLPARISARILSTKGGPIDLSRGGASCIVAVLLTATGQRDKSGLPETSPARSTSSGSFLTDAFNGGASSIQTPSGVLCSLEEEEEEEILNDDAEEARAFSSRLSKGLPEVLKDKSALGYFIQFMDIRKRVALIKFWLEVECLCSASGMPDAQRVRRSNQKELLDALPTSLDDNENFSCDVLASDVDTQTSSEIPLDVRADDATSNGMPKTSQAVSKTRQSNHDCTSGRRDATPTRQDALRIYRKYILKEALGVNQISEELRVDMERAIVQENIEPILRCLSAVQSIVYDTLENEYINDFLRSEFHCKHQIDVLTSGNVQLADILYNETAFFYFMEFMELENKRELLDFWMSAISYKQNLLEKKGAADPEEAQSDAVIIYEKYFSLQATMPLGFSDKIRFHVEQNICREDDSGPQPDCFDKPSKIVYNFLNKHYLPAFLSSQLYYKYLSELISTIQTSPCPSLHSKIRRTGSDCSSEVSSVCTSMPSISQIGNNGSRVSDNKKTINSHMNIDTRQLYDPDSLWRRNKYSLSIGYVDNLGRFITEIEPDPHRKYESRLTRVVKRLINIEQDKAKEELAWRITEMIIREITSLTLGASNLPS
- the Pkaap gene encoding A-kinase anchor protein 10, mitochondrial isoform X4 encodes the protein MDIRKRVALIKFWLEVECLCSASGMPDAQRVRRSNQKELLDALPTSLDDNENFSCDVLASDVDTQTSSEIPLDVRADDATSNGMPKTSQAVSKTRQSNHDCTSGRRDATPTRQDALRIYRKYILKEALGVNQISEELRVDMERAIVQENIEPILRCLSAVQSIVYDTLENEYINDFLRSEFHCKHQIDVLTSGNVQLADILYNETAFFYFMEFMELENKRELLDFWMSAISYKQNLLEKKGAADPEEAQSDAVIIYEKYFSLQATMPLGFSDKIRFHVEQNICREDDSGPQPDCFDKPSKIVYNFLNKHYLPAFLSSQLYYKYLSELISTIQTSPCPSLHSKIRRTGSDCSSEVSSVCTSMPSISQIGNNGSRVSDNKKTINSHMNIDTRQLYDPDSLWRRNKYSLSIGYVDNLGRFITEIEPDPHRKYESRLTRVVKRLINIEQDKAKEELAWRITEMIIREITSLTLGASNLPS